The following are from one region of the Planctomycetia bacterium genome:
- a CDS encoding DUF1549 and DUF1553 domain-containing protein, whose translation MTLVHRVVSALALAWGALCPTFVEAAADVPSFRQDVMPVFFRAGCNAGGCHGASRGKDGFMLSLFGYDPKGDYFRITQEMVGRRVNVAAPETSLLLLKATGSVTHTGGKRFAVDSDYYRTLLAWIQAGAPDDAESVAVPVEITLTPERIVFQGLGTPVQSKVTARYSDGSQRDVTKLSLFLTNNPATVAIEADGLVKPVSRGDSHVFARFDRFTIGSEIIVLPEKTDFKWSNPPANNYIDQLVYDRLQKLYILPSELCDDETFLRRIYLDLCGIPPTVAEYRKFMADASPRKREALIDELLASEAFSRVWAGIWGEWVRLIASGYIPDATDAKAANTYAQWILKQFKTNRPFNEFVADQIKGRGSNLTDAPSNLYTMLVQDRAFRPKDFAANFAQLMTGIQMQCAECHNHPFDRWTMTDYYGNVSFFNGIRRKQGVQYRDFIIYNDPTAPPAKHIVDQRPVPATVLGGEAPVPPDVDQLEALAAWLTAPDNPHFSRNFANRIWAHFFVRGLVEPIDDMRISNPPTNGPLLDALAEKFAASGFNLRSLIRDICMSRVYQLSIHPNETNKEDRRQFSRRSLRRARADILLDSIITATDGTHSFRSWPQGTMAMEYHPRASAPTAGDPFLSTFGRSKRGSICACETRNEVTISQTLHLLVGDTMQKNVDKGTVVPDLMKTKKTPEEIIEELYIRALTRKPKPEELKALLALLAPSEKPDAQFYKDLFSSLLNSSEFMFNH comes from the coding sequence ATGACGCTGGTTCACAGGGTCGTCTCGGCGCTCGCGCTCGCTTGGGGTGCGCTCTGTCCTACCTTCGTCGAAGCCGCGGCCGACGTGCCGAGCTTTCGGCAAGATGTGATGCCGGTCTTCTTCCGCGCCGGTTGCAATGCCGGGGGATGCCACGGAGCGTCGCGCGGTAAAGACGGCTTCATGCTCTCGCTTTTCGGCTACGACCCGAAAGGCGACTACTTCCGCATCACGCAGGAGATGGTCGGGCGGCGCGTGAATGTGGCGGCTCCTGAAACGAGCTTATTGCTGCTCAAGGCGACGGGGAGCGTCACGCATACCGGCGGCAAGCGCTTCGCCGTTGATAGCGATTACTACCGTACGTTGCTGGCGTGGATTCAAGCCGGCGCTCCCGACGATGCCGAGTCGGTGGCCGTGCCCGTCGAGATCACGCTCACGCCGGAGCGGATCGTGTTTCAAGGGCTCGGTACGCCGGTGCAAAGCAAAGTGACGGCCCGTTACTCCGACGGCTCGCAGCGCGACGTTACGAAGTTGTCGCTGTTTCTCACGAACAATCCGGCGACGGTCGCGATCGAAGCCGATGGCTTGGTGAAGCCGGTAAGCCGCGGCGACTCGCATGTCTTTGCCCGGTTCGATCGTTTTACGATCGGCTCGGAGATTATCGTGTTGCCGGAAAAGACGGACTTCAAGTGGTCGAATCCGCCGGCGAACAACTACATCGACCAGCTCGTATACGATCGCTTGCAGAAGCTCTATATCTTGCCGTCGGAGTTGTGCGACGACGAGACGTTCCTCCGTCGCATCTATCTCGATCTCTGCGGCATCCCGCCGACCGTGGCCGAGTATCGCAAGTTCATGGCCGATGCGAGCCCACGCAAGCGCGAAGCGCTCATCGATGAGTTGCTGGCAAGCGAGGCTTTCTCGCGCGTCTGGGCCGGGATCTGGGGCGAATGGGTGCGCTTGATCGCGAGCGGCTACATTCCCGATGCCACCGACGCCAAAGCCGCGAACACCTACGCGCAATGGATTCTCAAGCAGTTCAAGACGAACCGTCCGTTCAACGAGTTCGTCGCCGATCAGATCAAAGGCCGCGGCAGCAACCTAACCGATGCTCCGTCGAACCTCTACACGATGCTGGTGCAAGATCGCGCCTTCCGCCCGAAGGATTTCGCGGCGAATTTTGCGCAGCTCATGACCGGCATTCAGATGCAATGCGCCGAGTGCCACAATCATCCGTTCGATCGTTGGACGATGACCGATTACTACGGAAACGTCAGCTTCTTCAACGGAATTCGCCGCAAGCAGGGGGTCCAATACCGCGACTTCATCATCTACAACGACCCGACCGCCCCGCCGGCGAAGCACATCGTCGACCAACGGCCCGTCCCTGCGACCGTGCTCGGCGGCGAAGCTCCGGTTCCGCCCGATGTCGACCAACTCGAGGCCTTAGCCGCATGGCTGACCGCACCCGACAACCCGCACTTCTCCCGCAACTTCGCCAACCGCATCTGGGCCCACTTTTTCGTTCGCGGGCTCGTCGAACCGATCGACGATATGCGGATCAGCAATCCTCCGACGAACGGGCCGCTGCTCGACGCGCTGGCCGAGAAGTTCGCCGCTTCGGGCTTCAATCTCCGCTCTCTGATCCGCGATATTTGCATGTCGCGCGTGTATCAATTGTCGATCCATCCGAACGAGACGAACAAGGAAGATCGGCGGCAATTCTCGCGGCGTAGCTTGCGCCGTGCTCGTGCCGATATCTTGCTCGATTCGATCATCACGGCGACCGACGGCACGCACTCGTTCCGCTCTTGGCCGCAGGGAACGATGGCGATGGAATATCATCCTCGCGCCAGCGCGCCGACCGCCGGCGACCCGTTTCTCTCGACGTTCGGTCGTTCGAAACGGGGGAGCATCTGCGCCTGCGAAACGCGCAACGAAGTGACGATCTCGCAAACGCTGCATCTCTTGGTCGGTGATACGATGCAGAAGAACGTCGACAAGGGAACCGTCGTTCCGGACCTGATGAAGACGAAGAAGACTCCGGAAGAGATCATCGAAGAGCTTTACATCCGAGCTCTGACGCGGAAGCCGAAGCCGGAAGAGCTTAAAGCCTTGCTCGCGCTCCTTGCGCCGTCGGAAAAGCCCGACGCGCAGTTCTACAAAGATCTTTTCAGCAGCTTGCTGAACTCCAGCGAGTTCATGTTCAACCATTAA
- a CDS encoding DUF1501 domain-containing protein: MSFTRRTPHVCPGRLEAPTSRRRVLQDFAGGFGLVALAGLLDDERRGARADEAAAVRTHFPAKAKNVIFCFMDGGVSHVDSFDPKPKLDELDGKAYADSKNPTARGDRLWLKSPWKFAKHGASGLPVSSLFPYLATCADDLAVIRSMKADLPLHSTGVLHLHTGANFAGRPSLGSWVSYGLGSENRNLPNFVVLSFGVVPCGGLETFSSAFLPITNQASQFRIEGAPVDNIRPGNDDRRIQEAKLAWAQRQNKAFADRSGDERAIEAAIGNYELAYRMQSLVPDIVDLSRETRETQALYGIDSKIASQRQYGIQCLRARRLIESGVRFVEITCPPGASNGTWDQHGGLKKGHEKNALDTDQAIAALLKDLKRRGLLEETLVVWAGEFGRTPHSAGRDGRDHHPEGFSIWMAGGGVKPGTVYGATDELGMQAVENVTTIHDLHATILHLLGLDHWKLTFRFGGRDMRLTDVHGHVVTEILA, translated from the coding sequence ATGTCTTTTACGCGTCGAACGCCTCACGTTTGCCCCGGCCGCCTCGAAGCGCCGACGTCGCGACGTCGGGTCTTGCAAGACTTCGCCGGCGGTTTCGGACTCGTTGCGCTCGCCGGCTTGCTGGACGACGAGCGGCGCGGCGCTCGGGCCGACGAAGCAGCCGCAGTGCGAACGCATTTTCCGGCGAAGGCGAAGAACGTCATTTTCTGTTTCATGGACGGCGGCGTTTCGCACGTCGATTCGTTCGACCCGAAGCCGAAGCTCGACGAACTCGACGGCAAAGCCTACGCCGACTCCAAGAATCCCACGGCCCGCGGCGATCGGCTCTGGTTGAAATCGCCGTGGAAGTTCGCGAAGCACGGCGCGTCGGGCCTGCCGGTAAGCTCGCTGTTTCCGTACCTGGCGACTTGCGCCGACGACCTGGCCGTGATCCGCTCGATGAAAGCGGACTTGCCGCTCCATTCGACCGGCGTGCTGCATCTGCATACCGGTGCGAATTTCGCCGGCCGGCCCAGCCTCGGCTCCTGGGTGTCGTACGGCTTGGGAAGCGAGAATCGAAACCTGCCGAACTTCGTGGTGCTGAGCTTCGGCGTGGTGCCGTGCGGCGGCTTAGAAACGTTTTCGAGTGCGTTTTTGCCGATCACGAATCAAGCTTCGCAGTTTCGCATCGAAGGGGCGCCGGTCGACAACATCCGGCCCGGCAACGACGACCGACGCATCCAAGAAGCCAAGCTGGCGTGGGCCCAGCGGCAGAACAAAGCGTTCGCCGATCGCTCGGGCGACGAACGGGCCATCGAGGCGGCGATCGGCAACTACGAATTGGCGTATCGCATGCAATCGCTAGTGCCGGACATCGTCGACTTGTCGCGCGAGACCCGCGAGACGCAAGCGCTGTACGGGATCGATTCCAAAATCGCTTCACAACGGCAATACGGCATTCAATGCCTCCGAGCGCGGCGCTTGATCGAGTCGGGCGTGCGCTTCGTCGAGATCACCTGCCCGCCCGGCGCCTCGAACGGCACCTGGGACCAACACGGCGGCCTCAAGAAAGGGCACGAAAAGAACGCGCTCGATACCGATCAAGCGATCGCCGCGCTATTGAAAGACCTCAAGCGCCGCGGCCTGCTCGAGGAGACGCTCGTCGTTTGGGCCGGCGAATTCGGACGGACGCCCCACTCCGCCGGGCGAGACGGACGCGATCACCATCCCGAAGGATTCTCGATTTGGATGGCAGGCGGAGGGGTGAAGCCGGGGACCGTCTACGGAGCGACCGACGAGCTTGGCATGCAGGCGGTCGAAAACGTCACGACGATCCACGACCTTCACGCGACCATCTTGCACCTTCTCGGGCTCGATCATTGGAAGCTGACGTTCCGCTTCGGCGGACGCGACATGCGCCTCACCGACGTCCACGGACATGTCGTCACCGAGATTCTCGCTTAG
- a CDS encoding G8 domain-containing protein codes for MPRTLPVVCASVFFAHLLSSAASAAPAVPSADGKHSHNHAHAHRIQFDLRSVRDGNWSDPTIWQPARLPKEGDRVLVARDTRVTYDSASKSTIRLLQVVGTLAFARDCDTELNVALLKVQNSDECSESGFSCDFPGVNEVGEPQAPQPGAQQRALPTLEVGTLAEPIPAKYTARIRLHYLEGLDKVDAPAIVCCSGRMEFHGAPLSRTWVKLGANAAVDAKTITLAEPVSGWRVGDEIIVTASKKTARRGSYRDDASKMGTEERRITKIEGTTLHLDEPLKLLHYGEGEFRSEAANLSRNVIVESADPAGVRGHTMYHAFSQGGISYARFAHLGKEGVLGRYAIHFHLVGDTMRGSQVLGAAIVDSQNRWVTIHGTEYLVVRDCVGYRSVGHGFFMEDGTEIYNLLDRNLGVQAFQTKRLPKQVLPFDPNDGAAFWWANGRNTLVRNVTCENDEYGYRFDMKNLSSFSSTLPITMPDGTSKRIDVRTIPIWRFEENEAHSEGVYGLVVACNGDSQPDTAIRDQNMLDQINKIDWTGPDVKHPHVIRGLKIWEAHYAFRPHSPSMLIEDIRIDRVAYGIYRPTFDNQVFRNLHLTNAGGEPFNRGMDDASAQAGRITVDGLKIGNFVGGNQMHPVVHMSDNNLSGTAASYFRNVTWANSDGKRPVFNRGGSTRVDPFVPVGVPYYVYDHYGPGRHAKIVSTKAADLMKDGNKYKAEPPLTGDESVVAEVSDVQWPKLLDPVDDLPPATIITQAVRSGAKLRVAGISHDNGEITSVTVNGQAAVIQSNRIGVADWSLELPLPADGKIMALATDRAGNIEQTGHMRQTDARP; via the coding sequence ATGCCTCGCACGCTGCCGGTCGTTTGCGCCTCCGTGTTCTTCGCACACTTGCTTTCGTCGGCTGCATCGGCGGCCCCGGCCGTGCCGTCGGCAGATGGTAAGCATTCGCACAACCATGCCCACGCGCACCGGATTCAATTCGACTTGCGAAGCGTGCGCGACGGCAATTGGTCGGACCCGACGATCTGGCAACCGGCCCGGCTCCCTAAAGAAGGAGACCGTGTTCTGGTGGCCCGCGATACGCGCGTCACGTACGACTCGGCGAGTAAGTCGACGATCCGCTTGCTTCAAGTCGTCGGGACTCTGGCGTTTGCTCGCGATTGCGACACGGAATTGAACGTGGCGTTGTTGAAAGTGCAAAACAGCGATGAGTGCAGCGAGAGTGGCTTCTCGTGCGACTTCCCGGGAGTGAATGAAGTCGGCGAGCCGCAAGCCCCGCAACCCGGCGCGCAACAGCGAGCCCTACCGACGCTCGAAGTCGGCACGCTCGCCGAACCGATTCCTGCGAAATATACGGCTCGCATTCGTCTGCATTATCTCGAAGGGCTCGATAAGGTCGACGCTCCGGCGATCGTCTGCTGCTCGGGCCGCATGGAATTTCACGGCGCGCCCTTGAGCCGCACTTGGGTCAAGCTCGGTGCGAATGCTGCGGTCGACGCGAAGACCATCACGCTCGCGGAGCCCGTCTCGGGCTGGCGTGTCGGCGATGAAATCATCGTCACCGCCTCGAAGAAGACGGCACGTCGAGGATCGTATCGCGACGACGCGAGCAAGATGGGAACGGAAGAGCGGCGGATTACGAAGATCGAGGGGACGACGTTGCACCTCGACGAGCCGCTCAAGCTGTTGCATTACGGCGAAGGAGAGTTTCGGAGCGAGGCGGCGAATCTCTCGCGCAACGTGATCGTCGAAAGCGCCGATCCGGCCGGCGTTCGCGGACACACGATGTACCACGCTTTCAGCCAAGGGGGCATCAGCTACGCGCGCTTCGCGCACCTCGGCAAAGAGGGAGTGCTGGGGCGCTACGCGATCCATTTTCATCTCGTCGGCGACACGATGCGCGGCAGCCAAGTGCTGGGGGCGGCGATCGTCGATTCGCAGAACCGTTGGGTGACGATTCATGGAACCGAATATCTCGTCGTTCGCGATTGCGTCGGCTATCGGAGCGTCGGGCACGGCTTTTTCATGGAAGACGGCACCGAGATCTATAACCTGCTCGATCGCAACCTCGGCGTGCAGGCCTTTCAAACGAAGCGGCTCCCGAAGCAAGTGTTGCCGTTCGACCCGAACGATGGCGCGGCCTTCTGGTGGGCCAACGGGCGGAACACGCTCGTGCGCAACGTGACGTGCGAGAACGATGAATACGGCTACCGTTTCGATATGAAGAATCTGAGCTCGTTCAGCAGCACGCTGCCGATTACGATGCCCGACGGCACCAGCAAACGGATCGATGTGCGCACGATTCCGATTTGGCGCTTCGAAGAAAACGAAGCGCATAGCGAAGGGGTCTACGGCTTAGTCGTGGCTTGCAACGGCGATAGCCAGCCCGACACCGCGATCCGCGATCAAAACATGCTCGACCAAATCAACAAGATCGATTGGACCGGGCCCGATGTGAAGCACCCGCACGTGATTCGCGGGCTCAAGATTTGGGAAGCGCACTATGCGTTTCGTCCGCATAGCCCGTCGATGCTGATCGAAGACATTCGGATCGATCGCGTGGCGTACGGCATCTATCGGCCGACGTTCGACAACCAAGTCTTCCGCAACTTGCATCTGACGAATGCCGGCGGCGAGCCGTTCAACCGCGGCATGGACGACGCCAGCGCGCAAGCCGGTCGGATCACGGTCGACGGCTTGAAGATCGGCAATTTCGTCGGCGGCAATCAAATGCATCCGGTCGTCCACATGAGCGACAACAATCTCTCGGGCACCGCCGCGAGCTATTTTCGTAACGTCACCTGGGCGAACTCCGACGGCAAGCGGCCCGTGTTCAATCGAGGAGGGAGTACGCGCGTCGATCCATTCGTGCCGGTCGGCGTGCCGTATTACGTTTACGATCATTACGGGCCGGGCCGGCATGCGAAGATCGTGAGCACGAAGGCCGCGGATTTGATGAAGGACGGCAACAAGTACAAGGCCGAGCCTCCATTGACCGGCGACGAATCGGTCGTGGCCGAAGTGAGCGATGTCCAGTGGCCGAAGCTGTTGGACCCGGTCGACGATTTGCCCCCGGCGACGATCATCACGCAAGCGGTTCGTAGCGGCGCTAAATTGCGCGTCGCGGGAATCTCGCACGACAACGGCGAGATCACTTCGGTCACGGTGAACGGCCAAGCGGCCGTGATCCAATCGAACCGGATCGGCGTGGCCGATTGGTCGCTCGAACTCCCTCTGCCGGCAGACGGAAAGATCATGGCGCTCGCGACCGATCGCGCGGGAAACATCGAGCAGACGGGGCACATGCGCCAAACCGACGCGCGACCTTAA
- a CDS encoding DUF1501 domain-containing protein, giving the protein MQIGFCSALGLSVKDLLRAEEKAGAKAAPAKSVIHLQLPGGFASQESWDPKPEASVEYRGAFGVVKTNTGDLFSDRFPRTAQVADKITVARSCYCSIPDHAQARYHLNTGYLPTTVIDYPQMGAIVSHKLGPRAGLPPYVAVPDVAADIGGTGYLSGKYGAFGLGGSPDRAGKFQVQDMVLPGTLTEANFRRRQSMRNIVEQQLRAYDSDLVTLDAMDDFYKQAYTLISSPEARAAFTLDTESAETKKLYGVGEYVGPTASMVGGKLLLARRLVEAGVRFISVDNGANWDDHIGIQRSFESKAPELDQAIAGMITDLDQRGLLDSTLVMITTEFGRTPKINKDSGRDHWARSYSMVLAGAGITRGQIYGASDATASEPAQNPLVLADFLYTVYNQIGIDADDELLAFGTRPIEIVKGGKLVKGLLR; this is encoded by the coding sequence ATGCAGATCGGGTTTTGCAGCGCGCTCGGTCTCTCGGTGAAAGACCTGTTGCGAGCCGAAGAAAAAGCCGGCGCGAAGGCCGCGCCGGCCAAGAGCGTGATCCATTTACAGTTGCCGGGCGGATTCGCCTCGCAAGAGTCGTGGGATCCGAAGCCCGAAGCGTCGGTCGAGTATCGCGGAGCGTTCGGAGTCGTGAAGACGAACACGGGGGACTTGTTCAGCGATCGCTTTCCGCGAACCGCTCAAGTGGCCGACAAGATCACGGTCGCCCGCTCTTGCTATTGCAGCATCCCTGATCACGCCCAGGCTCGTTATCACCTCAACACCGGCTATTTGCCGACGACGGTGATCGACTACCCGCAAATGGGAGCGATCGTGTCGCACAAACTCGGCCCGCGCGCCGGCCTGCCTCCCTATGTGGCGGTTCCCGACGTGGCAGCCGATATCGGGGGTACCGGCTACCTGAGCGGCAAGTACGGAGCGTTCGGTCTCGGCGGCAGTCCCGACCGCGCCGGGAAGTTCCAGGTGCAAGATATGGTGTTGCCGGGGACGTTGACGGAAGCGAACTTTCGCCGTCGTCAATCGATGCGCAACATCGTCGAGCAACAATTGCGAGCGTACGACAGCGACCTCGTGACGCTCGACGCGATGGACGATTTCTACAAGCAGGCCTACACGCTGATCTCGTCGCCGGAAGCGCGGGCCGCATTCACGTTGGACACGGAATCCGCCGAGACGAAGAAGCTATACGGCGTCGGCGAATACGTCGGGCCCACGGCTTCGATGGTCGGCGGGAAGTTGTTGTTGGCGCGAAGGTTGGTCGAAGCCGGCGTACGCTTCATCTCGGTGGACAACGGCGCCAACTGGGACGACCATATCGGCATTCAAAGGTCGTTCGAGTCGAAAGCCCCGGAACTCGATCAAGCGATCGCCGGCATGATCACCGATCTCGATCAACGTGGGCTGCTCGACAGCACGCTGGTGATGATCACGACGGAGTTCGGCCGCACGCCGAAGATCAATAAAGACAGCGGGCGCGACCATTGGGCCCGCTCCTACTCGATGGTGCTCGCAGGCGCGGGCATTACGCGCGGCCAAATCTACGGTGCTTCCGACGCGACGGCAAGCGAGCCGGCTCAGAACCCGCTCGTGTTGGCCGACTTCTTATACACGGTTTACAACCAGATCGGCATCGACGCCGACGACGAGTTGCTGGCGTTCGGCACGCGGCCGATCGAGATCGTGAAAGGCGGAAAGCTTGTGAAGGGGTTGCTCCGCTAA
- a CDS encoding amidohydrolase, with translation MQRRTFLAGGLAASLSLKSVSSRAAAEPTKLDIIDCHTHFYDPSRPEGVAWPGKGTPLYRTVLPKDLRALKQYRPVTGTVIVEASPRLEDNAWLLELAKTDPFVVGIVGHLKPGEPEFASHVKRFAADPLYRGIRVGSATVKTALEKNDFADLKMLADHDLALDVNGGPDTPALVAQLAAKLPQLRIVQNHIGNVAITKDAPPSEWQAGIQAAAKHANVFCKISALVEGAGRGGKKAPTELDFYRPYIDVVWNAFGDERVVYGSNWPVSDNAADYYTLQRIALEYASTKGDAAVKNFCALNAKRAYKWVERPGRLK, from the coding sequence ATGCAGCGTAGAACCTTCCTCGCCGGCGGACTGGCAGCTTCCCTCAGTCTCAAGTCGGTGTCGTCGCGCGCGGCAGCCGAGCCGACGAAGCTCGACATCATCGATTGCCATACGCACTTCTACGATCCGTCGCGGCCCGAGGGTGTGGCGTGGCCGGGCAAGGGGACGCCGCTCTATCGCACCGTGTTGCCGAAAGACCTCCGCGCGCTGAAGCAATACCGGCCGGTGACGGGCACCGTGATCGTCGAGGCGAGCCCGCGCTTGGAAGACAATGCGTGGTTGTTGGAGCTCGCCAAGACTGACCCGTTCGTGGTCGGAATCGTCGGCCACTTGAAGCCGGGGGAACCGGAGTTCGCGTCGCACGTGAAGCGCTTTGCCGCCGATCCGCTCTATCGCGGCATTCGGGTCGGCTCGGCGACGGTGAAGACGGCGCTCGAAAAGAACGACTTCGCCGATCTCAAGATGCTCGCCGATCATGACCTGGCGCTCGATGTGAACGGCGGGCCCGACACTCCGGCGCTGGTGGCGCAACTCGCGGCGAAGTTGCCGCAACTCCGGATCGTGCAGAACCACATCGGCAACGTCGCGATCACGAAAGATGCGCCGCCGAGCGAGTGGCAAGCCGGCATTCAAGCGGCGGCGAAACACGCGAACGTGTTTTGCAAGATCTCGGCCTTGGTCGAAGGGGCCGGCCGGGGCGGTAAGAAGGCGCCGACCGAGCTCGACTTCTATCGGCCGTATATCGATGTGGTTTGGAATGCGTTCGGCGACGAGCGTGTCGTCTACGGCAGCAACTGGCCCGTCTCCGACAACGCGGCCGACTATTACACGCTCCAGCGGATCGCGCTGGAATACGCCTCCACGAAGGGAGATGCCGCCGTGAAGAATTTTTGCGCGCTGAATGCGAAGCGGGCCTATAAGTGGGTGGAGCGGCCGGGCCGGCTAAAGTAG
- a CDS encoding PPC domain-containing protein: MRFRSSVLFLLAISISASTADAQYQRHIEAVFPRAGQRGTTIDLEIHGLFLEDPQEVLFYRPGIRAVAIETLPDLSQLDAQGKLNPVDKRIGGRAFGATVKQRIRAKVTIDADCPIGLHPLRVRTGKDITTLSTFWVTPFPVQAEAEPFGELAPNSVIARAEVLSAPNVTVLGYILPGPIMDHDIYRVTRKKGERISVEVNSVRLSNIWWARGELDLLVKILDASGKELALSDDTAMLVQDPLVSILAPHDGDYFIEIAQSLYSDTSNSFYTHYLAHIGTFETPQAIYPAGGMAGQPLDVTLIGDPLGNRAKKISLPAETGDFEHDFGAAYPLSMRVSKYRNVLESAEKKTPPVVNEAGELPVALNGIISRPNEVDEFRLRPKKDQGYLVRVYARSLGTPLDPQIDIRPEGAEDAEVTADDVANYEERGLPGVPNAFRRLSIMDPSIVWKPKGDGPHIFRIKDIRNQGAPTCVYRVEIEPLENRVNTYLVTRNYSRESPRDSGLAIPQGNRWTLQLGLSQGQGNPYRDELQLVAEGLPPGVEMIAPPIRTEAGSYPATVPIQFVAKPDAKPQAALIRVLARPAKPGVEFHSRAGQAILYVGDHFGQSSNSLIVDQYALAVTNPAPFSVDVEVPKIPLIQDGELSVKVKLHRKPGFDEPIQIVSAWNPAGVGSEPTMEIPAGVSEAIYRFTATTNATPATWQVAIQARTLPREPKDVAGTGQLQVSSPFFNLTVAQPYVRLVSEPVGIRRGANAKFVWKVSPQHPFKAVASAKLSGLPKGIQVAEPLPVLKPNADELVFELRADNEALLGQYKEIGVELTFREEGQEIRQRTGVGVLRIDPALQK; the protein is encoded by the coding sequence ATGCGCTTTCGTTCGTCGGTTTTGTTTCTACTCGCGATTTCTATCTCGGCATCGACCGCCGATGCGCAGTATCAGCGGCATATCGAAGCCGTATTTCCGCGCGCCGGTCAACGAGGGACGACGATTGATCTGGAGATTCACGGGCTGTTTCTCGAAGACCCGCAAGAGGTTCTGTTTTATCGGCCCGGCATTCGCGCCGTAGCGATCGAAACCTTGCCGGATCTTTCGCAACTCGATGCCCAGGGGAAGCTCAATCCGGTCGATAAACGGATCGGCGGTCGAGCTTTCGGCGCGACCGTAAAGCAGCGGATCCGAGCGAAGGTCACGATCGACGCCGACTGCCCGATCGGCTTGCACCCGCTGCGCGTGCGAACCGGTAAAGACATCACGACGCTGTCGACGTTTTGGGTCACGCCGTTTCCCGTGCAGGCCGAAGCCGAGCCGTTCGGTGAATTGGCTCCGAACAGCGTGATCGCTCGGGCCGAAGTGTTGTCTGCACCGAACGTGACCGTCCTCGGCTACATCCTGCCGGGGCCGATCATGGATCACGACATCTATCGTGTGACGCGCAAGAAGGGGGAGCGGATCTCGGTCGAAGTGAATTCGGTCCGTCTTTCCAACATCTGGTGGGCCCGCGGAGAACTGGACCTACTCGTCAAAATCCTCGACGCATCGGGCAAAGAGCTGGCCTTGTCGGATGATACCGCGATGCTCGTGCAAGATCCGCTCGTCTCGATCTTGGCGCCGCACGACGGCGATTACTTCATCGAGATTGCGCAGAGCTTGTATTCCGATACGAGCAACTCGTTCTACACGCACTATCTGGCTCACATCGGAACCTTCGAGACGCCGCAAGCGATTTATCCTGCCGGAGGCATGGCGGGTCAGCCTCTCGACGTGACGTTGATCGGCGATCCGCTCGGGAACCGTGCTAAGAAAATATCGCTTCCCGCCGAGACGGGCGACTTCGAGCACGACTTCGGCGCGGCATATCCGCTGTCGATGCGCGTCTCGAAGTATCGGAACGTGCTGGAGTCTGCCGAGAAGAAAACGCCACCCGTAGTCAACGAGGCCGGCGAGCTTCCAGTGGCGTTGAACGGCATTATCAGTCGACCCAACGAAGTCGACGAATTCCGGCTGCGGCCGAAGAAAGATCAGGGATATCTCGTTCGCGTGTATGCCCGTTCGCTCGGCACGCCGCTCGATCCGCAAATCGACATCCGGCCCGAAGGGGCGGAAGACGCGGAAGTCACGGCGGACGACGTCGCCAACTACGAAGAGCGCGGCTTGCCGGGCGTGCCGAATGCGTTTCGCCGCCTCAGCATCATGGATCCCTCGATCGTTTGGAAGCCGAAAGGGGACGGCCCGCACATCTTCCGCATCAAGGACATCCGCAATCAAGGAGCGCCGACCTGCGTCTATCGAGTCGAAATCGAGCCGCTGGAAAATCGCGTCAACACTTACTTGGTAACGCGAAACTATTCGCGCGAATCGCCGCGCGATTCCGGCCTCGCGATCCCGCAAGGGAACCGCTGGACCTTACAGTTGGGCCTGAGCCAAGGTCAGGGCAATCCGTATCGCGACGAACTCCAACTAGTCGCCGAAGGTTTGCCGCCGGGCGTAGAAATGATTGCGCCGCCGATTCGCACGGAAGCCGGCTCGTATCCGGCGACCGTGCCGATTCAGTTCGTCGCGAAACCGGATGCCAAGCCGCAAGCGGCGTTGATTCGCGTGTTGGCTCGGCCCGCGAAGCCGGGAGTTGAATTTCATTCCCGCGCCGGACAGGCCATTCTTTACGTCGGCGACCACTTCGGGCAAAGCTCCAATTCGCTGATCGTCGATCAATACGCGCTAGCGGTGACGAACCCGGCACCATTCTCCGTCGATGTCGAAGTGCCGAAGATTCCGCTGATTCAAGACGGCGAGTTGTCGGTGAAGGTCAAGTTGCATCGAAAGCCGGGCTTCGACGAGCCGATTCAAATCGTATCGGCCTGGAACCCCGCCGGCGTAGGCTCCGAGCCGACGATGGAAATTCCCGCCGGCGTGTCGGAAGCGATCTATCGCTTCACCGCCACGACGAACGCGACGCCGGCGACATGGCAAGTCGCGATTCAAGCGCGCACGCTGCCGCGAGAACCTAAAGACGTCGCCGGAACCGGACAGCTGCAGGTGTCGTCGCCGTTTTTCAATCTCACGGTTGCGCAGCCCTATGTGCGGCTCGTGAGCGAGCCTGTGGGAATTCGCCGTGGTGCGAATGCGAAGTTCGTTTGGAAGGTGAGCCCGCAACATCCGTTCAAAGCGGTGGCGTCGGCGAAGCTTTCCGGCTTGCCGAAAGGAATTCAAGTCGCCGAGCCGCTGCCGGTGTTGAAGCCGAATGCCGACGAATTGGTGTTCGAGCTGCGAGCCGATAACGAAGCGTTGCTCGGGCAATACAAGGAGATCGGCGTCGAGCTCACGTTTCGCGAAGAAGGCCAGGAAATTCGCCAGCGCACGGGCGTCGGCGTTTTAAGAATCGATCCCGCACTTCAGAAGTAA